The Musa acuminata AAA Group cultivar baxijiao chromosome BXJ1-3, Cavendish_Baxijiao_AAA, whole genome shotgun sequence genome window below encodes:
- the LOC135616310 gene encoding GDSL esterase/lipase At5g45910-like, with amino-acid sequence MVAPLSSMGKNRVQDAVTCPKSMQGRLAMRRDRGVVRPDTCFARPSSPTMKLSVLLFLLLSSLHPSSSQRYNALFSFGDSMADTGNVRIAKLPYGMTFFGNATGRCSDGRLVIDFIAQALGFPLLPPSQEDHDFKRGANFAVVAATTLGFEFFNERNLSRGLWVNASLHTQVERFERLLPSICGAPQDCKEFLSKSLFIVGEFGGNDYSTALFFATPIDEVNTFVPHVIDALSDGVERLIGLGAADIIVPGVLPVGCFPLYLTNFHTPDPEDYGPKTGCTRSYNALSWLHNALLRKSLDHLRRKHPAVSIRYADYYSQIIDFAINPLKYGFTAGALRACCGKGDNIYNYDQERRCSEKNFTVCDDVSTHVNWDGIHMTEAAHRAIADGWLHGPYVDPPILSSARS; translated from the exons ATGGTGGCGCCTCTATCATCGATGGGGAAGAACAGAGTACAAGACGCTGTGACTTGTCCCAAATCAATGCAGGGGAGACTCGCTATGAGAAGAGACCGAGGAGTCGTCCGACCCGACACGTGCTTCGCCCGTCCCTCCTCTCCAACCATGAAGCTCTCcgtcctcctctttctcctcctctcctccctccaTCCCTCCTCCTCTCAACGCTACAACGCGCTGTTTAGCTTCGGGGACTCGATGGCCGACACCGGCAACGTCCGCATCGCCAAGCTCCCGTACGGCATGACCTTCTTCGGCAACGCCACCGGTCGGTGCTCCGACGGCCGCCTGGTCATCGACTTCATAG CGCAGGCGCTGGGATTTCCGCTGCTTCCGCCGTCTCAGGAGGACCACGACTTCAAGCGAGGCGCAAACTTCGCCGTCGTCGCCGCCACCACGCTCGGCTTCGAGTTCTTCAACGAGCGCAACCTCAGCAGAGGCCTGTGGGTCAATGCCTCCCTCCACACCCAGGTGGAGCGATTCGAGAGGCTGCTGCCCTCCATCTGCGGCGCGCCGCAAG ACTGCAAGGAGTTCCTGAGCAAGTCTCTCTTCATCGTCGGCGAGTTCGGAGGAAACGACTACAGCACCGCTCTCTTCTTCGCAACGCCGATAGATGAAGTGAACACCTTCGTGCCCCATGTCATCGACGCTCTCTCGGATGGTGTGGAG AGATTGATCGGCCTCGGTGCAGCGGACATCATCGTGCCAGGAGTGCTGCCCGTGGGGTGTTTCCCACTGTACTTGACCAACTTCCACACGCCTGACCCCGAAGACTACGGCCCCAAGACCGGATGCACGAGGAGCTACAACGCCCTGTCGTGGTTGCACAACGCACTGCTCCGGAAATCTCTCGACCATCTCCGGCGCAAGCACCCCGCGGTATCCATCCGATACGCGGATTATTATTCCCAGATCATCGACTTCGCCATCAATCCACTCAAGTATG GATTCACCGCCGGAGCTCTTCGTGCTTGCTGTGGGAAGGGCGACAACATCTACAACTACGACCAAGAAAGACGGTGCAGCGAGAAGAACTTCACCGTGTGCGACGACGTGTCGACACACGTGAACTGGGACGGCATCCACATGACCGAGGCCGCTCACCGTGCCATCGCCGACGGCTGGCTGCACGGTCCCTACGTCGACCCCCCTATTCTGAGCTCCGCCCGTAGTTGA
- the LOC135616328 gene encoding GDSL esterase/lipase At5g45920-like isoform X1 produces MRPKLVLFGDSITEESFGDGGWGAALAHHFSRSADIVLRGYSGYNTRWALKVLDRAMDGASFGEPPAAVAVFFGANDASLSDRSSGFQHVPLCEYGTNLRAICSLLKDKWDSTIVILITPPPIDEDGRIQNPYGDNPSGLPERTNEEAGAYAKACVAVAEESGVPVIDIWTRMQKFPGWEKLFLRDGLHFTSLGNRVLFEEVVRKLKDTGLSLETMLVDQPLFYDIDPKDPLKTFCN; encoded by the exons ATGAGACCGAAGCTGGTGTTGTTCGGGGACTCCATCACGGAGGAGTCCTTCGGAGACGGGGGTTGGGGCGCCGCTCTCGCCCACCACTTTTCCCGCTCG GCGGACATCGTACTGCGGGGGTACAGCGGGTACAACACGCGGTGGGCGCTGAAGGTGTTGGATCGGGCAATGGACggtgcttctttcggcgagccacCGGCGGCCGTCGCCGTCTTCTTCGGCGCTAACGATGCGTCCCTCTCCGACCGGAGCAGCGGCTTCCAGCACGTGCCCCTCTGTGAGTACGGCACCAACCTACGTGCCATCTGCTCCCTCCTCAAG gATAAATGGGACTCGACTATCGTGATCCTTATCACACCACCTCCGATTGATGAAGATGGTCGTATCCA GAATCCTTATGGAGACAACCCATCGGGTCTGCCTGAAAGGACCAATGAGGAGGCCGGTGCATATGCTAAGGCATGTGTTGCTGTTGCTGAAGAGTCTGGTGTTCCAGTCATAGATATCTGGACCAGAATGCAGAAATTTCCAGGTTGGGAGAAGTTATTTTTAAG GGATGGATTGCACTTCACTTCCCTTGGAAATAGGGTTTTGTTCGAGGAGGTGGTTCGGAAGCTTAAAGACACGGGCTTGAGCCTCGAGACCATGCTTGTGGATCAACCCCTCTTTTATGATATTGACCCCAAAGATCCTCTCAAAACTTTCTGCAACTGA
- the LOC135616328 gene encoding GDSL esterase/lipase At5g45920-like isoform X2: MRPKLVLFGDSITEESFGDGGWGAALAHHFSRSADIVLRGYSGYNTRWALKVLDRAMDGASFGEPPAAVAVFFGANDASLSDRSSGFQHVPLCEYGTNLRAICSLLKDKWDSTIVILITPPPIDEDGRIQNPYGDNPSGLPERTNEEAGAYAKACVAVAEESGVPVIDIWTRMQKFPGMDCTSLPLEIGFCSRRWFGSLKTRA; this comes from the exons ATGAGACCGAAGCTGGTGTTGTTCGGGGACTCCATCACGGAGGAGTCCTTCGGAGACGGGGGTTGGGGCGCCGCTCTCGCCCACCACTTTTCCCGCTCG GCGGACATCGTACTGCGGGGGTACAGCGGGTACAACACGCGGTGGGCGCTGAAGGTGTTGGATCGGGCAATGGACggtgcttctttcggcgagccacCGGCGGCCGTCGCCGTCTTCTTCGGCGCTAACGATGCGTCCCTCTCCGACCGGAGCAGCGGCTTCCAGCACGTGCCCCTCTGTGAGTACGGCACCAACCTACGTGCCATCTGCTCCCTCCTCAAG gATAAATGGGACTCGACTATCGTGATCCTTATCACACCACCTCCGATTGATGAAGATGGTCGTATCCA GAATCCTTATGGAGACAACCCATCGGGTCTGCCTGAAAGGACCAATGAGGAGGCCGGTGCATATGCTAAGGCATGTGTTGCTGTTGCTGAAGAGTCTGGTGTTCCAGTCATAGATATCTGGACCAGAATGCAGAAATTTCCAG GGATGGATTGCACTTCACTTCCCTTGGAAATAGGGTTTTGTTCGAGGAGGTGGTTCGGAAGCTTAAAGACACGGGCTTGA